TTTGTATCAGACTATGACAATGCATCTTCCGTTTCAGTCTCCTTTCGGTAATTGTTGTTGTTCTCAAGTGGGGGTTCAGATAGATTCACTTTAATCTGTACCCATTTTGCTTCTGTAACCTCCTTGTGCTATCCCTTAAGAGGACCGGGTCACTTGTTTGCCCATTTTCTTAACCTTTGTTTATATTTTGCACTATTGTATTTCGTTTTGGATATGTTGTTAGGGAACCCAACCATTTTTCGTTTATAGAATTCTCCATTCTCTCTTCCTTTTGGATTAGAAGTGAGAATGATCTTTCTTTGTAacttttttccttatttaattagtataataataataataataaaaataaaaataaaaagcaaatcCAAAGACAGAGCAAGGATAAGGAAAAAAGTTTTGGTTGCTTCATCTGTAAATGGTCCTCAATGGGTTAGGAGTGCATTAAACCTGAGTGGTTTTAAGTGCTCTTGTTATTAAGAGTGAGAGGAGGTTGCAGAATACAAATGCTCTTCTCAATCGAACTGGATGTAGGTTCCACGATATGCCCTTTAATAGTAGACATCTATGGAGTTGGGATGCGTTTCTAGCAATTCAGAGAATGAATGGCCTAAGTTGACCACCTAAGCATTTACaatgaatattaaaaaaaataaaattgatgacCGCCCGTTTTGAAGGAGTGGAAGGAGTGGCCAACCActccttgatttttatttttattttggaagaaTCACTCCCTCATCCACAAGaaggtggtcggccacccataaAATAGCTTTAGGGGTGGGACGACCACCTCCTCGCCCCAAGAGTTTGGTCGGTCACTCTTAAGAGAGTGtttagggtggccgaaccacctcttAAGGTGGTTAGCCACTGCACTTTCAGGGATTGACCGATCATCTCCACTTTCAATTGGGTGGTtggtcccaaaaaaaaaaaaaaaggctaaaggATGACCAACCACCCTCACACTTTTCAAGGAAATGGCTGGGGTGGTTCAACCATCCCCTCACCCTTTAAGGGGGTGGTCAATTACCCCATAATTGACCCGACCATCCCTTTTGAGTGAGGAGTGGTCGGCccatcccttttttttattttgttttgggtgGCCGGCCCCCACTTCTTTGGAATGAAACAGTGGTCCTCCCACTACTCTGGCCGGGctgtaaagttttttttttttaataatttttttcgtTCATTTTAAATGCCTAGTGACTCAATTTAGAATAAACGGCCTGAATCAATGAATTGCATACCCTACCATTAAAGGGAATCTCAATCCGTAAAAAATTACATGCCTCAACATTGAATACTTAGGAGCCATGGGTTTCTGTGCGTGGGTTTATTTGTGTATGGACAGAATGCCTGAGACCAAGAATAAGTATATGATGAAAAAAATCTGCCGTGTCATGGTAAGATACAAGAGAAAATTTGAAGCAAAATATTTTGTAAACCTTTTCCTCTGTATTTCTACATCGAATCATGCTCTTGTGCAACAAAAGGAACCACCATAAAAtcaacgaagaagaagaaataaaagaaaaagaatatgttAACACATCTCTTGTAGCCATTTCATGACATGACAATTCCATACACCTAATTTACAGCTTCCAATGAATACTTTGTACTCAACAATACAACACAGGTTCAACTTTGCGCTCAAGCTATTGATCCATCAATTTGTTATCCCTCACCCTTCCATATGCATTTATCGACAGGAAGTTGAAGACTCTAGCTTTCTGGTTGCAGTAGTTACAGGCCACCTGTAGCTTCGATACCTGCTTCCGAACTATGAAAAACTAAATCCGaggataaattaaaaaatccaCAAAGTCCTAAGCTTTCGACCGTTTAAACTCAAACCAGATCTCATAGTGATTGAAAAGCAAGCTATCATGTGTATGCTTTCCACCATACTCAAGCCCCAAACTTGTGAGCCGCTTCGTACACTCCTCTCCACCCAAACGGGAACAGAACTTTATGTTATGTGACACAAAGATTCGCCCATCATAAGGTTTCAATTTACTTGCTAACCTCTCAAGGCCCGTCCACACAAGCTTATCAGGCATATGAAGAAAGACAGCACTAGCATATATCAAATCATACACAATTCCTGAACCAAACCTAGTGAAATCCATATCCTCGCCTCTCACAATCAAAGGGCGCTTGTATAGGAGCCCTTGGGAAGGAAGCTCATATCTAAATGCAGCCATCAGAGAGAGCTCATCCCTTTCAAGACAATTGTAATGCCCAGGATTGAGATAGCGAATGAAATGCAAGCCAACTCTAAGGGTGCCACAGCCAACCTCGAGGACATGTGAATCAGGCGTGAGATGGGCGGATACAGCGAGGAATTCAAACACATCTCGCCCGCCTGCCCAGGGCTCTCCATAGTTGCTGTGGTGCTCTTCAACAAGAAGCCCTCCAGGACAAGGGAGAGCAGTGTGGTTGTTTGCTTCAGGTCCTTCATAATGTGATATGCCTTTGAACCTGGAAAAAGGAATTTGATTATAATCTTGACAAGGATAGTCATAAAAACACACAGAAAGGGATATCTACAAACTCTAAGATGTGCATTGAACACATATATCTATCCAAACACTACAAATACAAAAACACGAACATAGAATTGATACATATAACAGATAAAGAATGCTGAAGCTGCAAGAAATGACTGAACAAGCACTAAATATAGTTTATGAAGTTCTACCAACTTTGGTTGCTAACAGAACTAAATGGAGGGGGGGAGAAGAAAAAGGAGCTTTTAATGACATGGTTTATTTAGTATGCGCTTTATCAGGTTCCTACAGGTCTAAGTTCTACAACTTTTTATCTTCTCTCTATTCCAGTGCTTCTCAACAaccaattgatttttttttcctccacatTTGAAGCCAAGACCCATCCAATCCAACCTCACCCAACCagccaaaaacaaagaaagcataactTACCCCATCCAAAAAAGAGGAGCACTAATCAACTGAAACCATGGCGAATAGTATCACAAATCTAAAACCGGTATCCAAAGAATACAGTTACGATGTTTTACAGACTCCAATATCAAATATAGGCGATTTCTTGCATGCACTCAATCGCCTGCAAACATAAAATCTGTTTTTCATAAAAACCTCACCattgttttaaaacaaaaatgtgaCGATAATATAGAACTTCCAATAAACACATTGAGCATTGTGTGCATGTGTCAGTGtgtgtatgagagagagagagagagagagagagagaggatgccCCAAAAAGATTTCCCAAAAATTCCTTGCATTTCCTCTGAATTTCCCATTGTCTATCACACTTTCCCTTCGGCCCTCCTTCATATACATATCAATCCTAAGCAACCCACATTTCCACAAATTATTGTCCCATTCCTCTTCTTAACCTTCATTCTCTTCTAAATCCATTCTCACATATTAATCTTCTAAGAGTTCTGTTTTCTTTGCGGGTGTTGCTGCTCCTGAGAAGCAGGACATTCTCCATCTCCTGCATATGCCTGAAGGGGCTTTACCTGTAAGGTATCTTGGGGTTCCTCTTCTCACTAAACGCATGTCTGCTGCGGATTGTGATTGTTTGATCTCTAAGGTTTCGTCCAGAATTGATTCCTGGTTGGTTAGGAAGCTCTCTTTTGCTGGAAGGTTACAGCTTCTATCTTCAGTTTTATTTAGTCTGCAGAATTTCTGGACTCGGGTGTTTATTCTTCCTAAAAAGATTATCTACCTTTTAGAGCAGAAATTTAACAGATTTCTTTGGAGTGGTGGTGATGTTAAAGCTCATGCTAAGGTATCTTGGGAAAGGATTTGTGTTCCTAAGAAGGAAGGTGGCTTAGGGATTAGAAGAATTGACCTTTGGAATCAAGTTTCAATGTTAAATCACATTTGGAACCTTTTTGCCAAAGCTGGTTCTCTTTGGGTGGCATGGATTGAAGCTAATTGGCTGAAGGGTAGGAGTTTGTGGCAACTCTCTATTCCTAAGTCTTGTTCTTGGAGCTGGAAAAAGATTCTTCAGCTTAGGGATATTGCTAAGTCTTTCATCCGGTTTCAGGTTGGTGATGGGAGTAATATTTTCCTTTGGCATGATCATTGGCACCCTATTGGTTACTTGTGTGATCACTATGGTTTTAGGGTGATATATGATTCAGGTTTCCATACTAACATTAAGCTCTCCTCTATTATTCTTAATGGAGATTGGTTTTGGCAGGGGGTTAGATCAGAGGCTTTGGTGGATATTCAAAGCCAACTGCCGGGGATTAAAATTGGGGGTGTAGATACTCCTATTTGGTTATCAAAAAAGGGGACTTTTTCTTGTGCTGAAACTTGGGATAGGTTGAGGGTTAAGTTTCCGGAAGTCTCTTGGTGGAAATTGGTTTGGTTTTCTTTAGCCATTCCTCGGCATTCATTTATTTGTTGGTTGGCTTGTAGGGATGCTTTAGTCACTAAACAGAAGATGGTTTGCTGGGGGTATACGGGTGATGTGAATTGCTTATTCTGTCATGGAGGGATGGAGGCTCGGGATCACCTTTTCTTTACTTGTAGTTTCAGCAGGAGAGTGTGGAGGACAGTTTTGGCTGAATGTTTATTTGATAATATTCCTGTTTTTTGGGAGGATGTTATTGAGTGGGGTATTGCTATGCTTAAGGGGAAAAATCTTAAGGCTTGCTTGGGGAAGTTATGCTTTGGGGCTGTGATTTATCATTTGTGGAGACATAGAAATGATCTTCTACATGGGAATACTCCCAAATCTGAAGAGGCTATTGTGGCTTGTATTTTGTGGGAAGTTAGGTCTCGGATCTTGGCTAAAGGTAGATTTAAAAATCTATCAAACCACTTACCTCTTGTGCATAGATGGAATTTGCATTTGATGCTGCCTTAGCTGCTGGCTGCTGTTACTGTGGTGCTATTTCTGGTTTTTTGGATCTTTCTGATGCTGAGAAGTGGAGGGCTTTTAGTCTTTGTTCCATTGTGTTGGTTTTCGAATATAGTTTCCAGCTGTTTTGATTACAGAGGAGTTGATTATAGAGGAGGTTTTGTTCCCTTTTCTAGTTGGTCTGATTGGATTGAAGGGTAGCTGTGTTTCTGAGCTGGGGATTTCTTTTGCAATTTAGAGCTCTAGTTGATGGTGTTGCAGTCTCCAAATATGGAGTGCCGGATGTACTAGATGTAGTTCCCAGAGGAAgtgttttgttttctgttctgTTGTTTTGGTTGTGTGTAGCAGTTTGTTGCTTTATTAGTTGTGTTTCGTTGAGGAGTAGTAGGCTGTGTTGTTTGGTATTTGGTATCCTAGCTAGGGGGTTTCTTTGTCTCTATGCAGGAGTGCTTCCAGTCTTCACTGGAGTGTTTGTTGGATGTTGAGGTTGTGctttataaagttttttattcatcgaaaaaaaaaaaaaatccattctCACATCTTTCCCATTCTTTCTCCTCCAAGCCACCGTCTTCTCCAACTTCCTGCCTAAACCCCAAATCACTCAATCCCAGACCCAACACCGAAccaccccctccccccaacACACACAAACAGAGAGAAACAAGCTTAAACACAATTCTGAAACAATACAGACACTAAAACATAAAATTCAAATCGGCAAAATCCGAACTGAGAGAGCAAGCAATGcgtaaataaatcaataaataagTACCCCACAAAGGCACAAACCCACATCAGAAATTTGTTCACTCACAAAACTACCCACACACAAACacagagtgagagagagacaacGGACTCTGAGAGATCCTGGAGCTGCTGGGCTCGGGTGCGAGGGTTAATGCCCTTACGGAGGACATTATCTTGCATGTGGAGGCCATTCACTCGGATCTGCTCCTTTACCCACTCCACATCCTCTTTTCTCGTCGACACGGAAACACCACCACCACCGGACACGGGGACACCGACGCCGACATCGGTACCGGGGCATGAACAGGAGGAGAGAGACGACAAGAGGAAGAATAAGAACACGGCGGCCACCGAGGCCGCGAGTACTAGAACTGGGACTGTCACCACCACGCCCTTCGGTGACGCCGAGGACGATGAGATGGCCATGTGTGCCTGTGTCTCTCTGTGTCTTTCTGTCTTGTGTATTTTAGCAAACTCGGAGTCTCGGATCGACGATTACTTTTATTCTTTGAAACGACAGCGTTTTTCATCGATTAGAGTTTGGTTTGCTTCAGGTTGCTAAACGACGGCGTTTTTCTTGGGAGACGAATGTTGTTCACATATCAATCATCcctaaactattaaatttactttccaaattttgttgcttaattttattttatttttactcatATTGGGCCACATGATATTCGTGTGGAGTTGTAGACTATGATACTATAGCTTTACTACAAGTCTCTTTCAAACAGATGCAGTAGTCAACACATCATTCATGTGAACTATCGTGCCGATCtctaaacaattaaatgtacctgttaaattttattgttaatttttttactcATGTTGTGCAACGTGCCATTTATGTGGACAATCATGTGAGTTTACAAGGAAGTTGTAAGGAATATTTTTCAAAGACTCTGGGAGTTTTCTCCATATTACTTGTGAAAAATGGCAAGAGAGGAAAATGtggtttattttttccttttgaacATTACAAAGGGTCGGGGCATGTTAAAAGCTCAAATTGAGCCTGACGATGGAGTATTTATTGATACCGAAGTCTTGATGCTTGTTGCCATTTCGTGCAACCATCAAATGGCTCAGATTTGGTGATCACTACCACCAAATCAAGTGGTCCAACCACTCTCGCGTGGTGATTGGGATGGCGTGACTAAGAGAAGGAGATGTTACTCCtatgttatttttaataaataagggtatattaaaaaatttagtcatttttttgtcACCAAACGAACAAATAAGAATGATAATTtcatttcaactttttataTTCCTGATAATACTTATTCATATGTCCAAATAAACATCATTCTATAGCATTAAACTACCCTAAGAAATGTGTATATCAAAGAAACTAGAATAAGAAAGATGTAGGAATCAGCAGGGCTGAAAGATGGGGTAGACTGGCCGAAGGCCCGAAGGCTAGATTTAGATTTGGGTTGCCCGAGCTTGCTTACAAGAGGGCTAAGCTGGGTCCGGTTTAAATAAAAAGACcatgttggggataaatctcactcaacccgatccaaagaggatattcaaaagtctaataaggtccaaacatataagaataatgatcatatcagaagtctaagaagatatcagatcagaagtctaaagagatatcagattggaagtctaagaagatatccaattataagtctaataaaggattaaagtccaaatagaactctgacagcagttctaaatcaacaaggagcaggagtcctaatccaggtttgactccacctctatgcctataaataggcccataccccaggtataaactaagactcaatttttatgcatagagcattatttctctcacagaagctaacttaggcatcggagcgggatccccggaagggtccctaggttttgttgttttgcagagttattgagaagcgtgaagaacatcaaaggaacgtgcagattcacaccataccggaaattgtaccaacagtttggcgccgtctgtgggaactgattattcgttcctcataaaagaaaaagaagatccagcatggtgatgaacacacgttccggaagccagaccaatcgacagcccgtggccccacaggaatcggctattcagaataatttgcagcctccaccgaaccctcccccggggggtggagatcaagatcgcatagcagcg
Above is a genomic segment from Alnus glutinosa chromosome 12, dhAlnGlut1.1, whole genome shotgun sequence containing:
- the LOC133852411 gene encoding uncharacterized protein LOC133852411 — its product is MAISSSSASPKGVVVTVPVLVLAASVAAVFLFFLLSSLSSCSCPGTDVGVGVPVSGGGGVSVSTRKEDVEWVKEQIRVNGLHMQDNVLRKGINPRTRAQQLQDLSEFKGISHYEGPEANNHTALPCPGGLLVEEHHSNYGEPWAGGRDVFEFLAVSAHLTPDSHVLEVGCGTLRVGLHFIRYLNPGHYNCLERDELSLMAAFRYELPSQGLLYKRPLIVRGEDMDFTRFGSGIVYDLIYASAVFLHMPDKLVWTGLERLASKLKPYDGRIFVSHNIKFCSRLGGEECTKRLTSLGLEYGGKHTHDSLLFNHYEIWFEFKRSKA